A region of Paramormyrops kingsleyae isolate MSU_618 chromosome 17, PKINGS_0.4, whole genome shotgun sequence DNA encodes the following proteins:
- the wdfy1 gene encoding WD repeat and FYVE domain-containing protein 1 — translation MAAEIHSRPQSSRPVLLNKIEGHQDAVNAALLIPKEDGVITVSEDRTIRVWLKRDSGQYWPSIYHTVSSPCSSLEYHHESKRVFVGQDNGAVVEFSISEDFNKMNHVKTYAAHQNRVSAIVFSLESDWVITAGHDKCVSWMCTRSGAILGRHCFTAWASCLQYDNETQHTFVGDYAGQITLLRLERQKCSVITTLKGHEGSIGALWWDPVQRLLFSGASDHSIIMWDVGGRKGRTLLLQGHHERVQAICYLQLTRQLLSCSADGGITVWNMDTPREEAPQWEDCDSCQKCEQPFFWNLKQMWDTKTLGLRQHHCRKCGKAVCGKCSSKRSSYPIMGFEFQVRVCDPCYESIRDEDRTPLATFHEGKHNIAQMDMDPSRGLMVTCGSDRVVKIWDMTQVVGCSIATGFSPR, via the exons ATGGCGGCGGAGATCCACTCGAGGCCTCAGAGCTCCAGACCCGTCCTGCTAAACAAGATCGAGGGGCACCAGGATGCGGTGAACGCCGCTCTGCTCATACCAAAAGAGGACGGCGTGATCACGGTTAGCGAGGACCG GACCATCCGGGTCTGGCTGAAACGGGACAGTGGGCAGTACTGGCCCAGTATCTACCACACCGTGTCCT CACCCTGTTCCTCTTTGGAATATCACCATGAGAGCAAACGTGTCTTCGTGGGCCAGGACAACGGTGCTGTTGTG GAATTTAGCATCTCGGAGGATTTTAACAAGATGAACCATGTGAAAACGTACGCAG CCCATCAGAACCGTGTATCGGCCATCGTCTTCTCGCTGGAGAGCGACTGGGTAATCACCGCCGGACACGACAAGTGCGTTAGCTGGATGTGCACACGCAGCGGCGCCATCTTGGGCCGGCACTGCTTCACAGCATGGGCCTCCTGCCTACA ATATGACAACGAAACTCAGCACACCTTTGTGGGCGACTATGCCGGCCAGATCACCCTGCTGAGGCTGGAGAGGCAGAAGTGCTCCGTCATCACCACCCTGAAAGGCCACGAGG GGAGCATTGGCGCCCTCTGGTGGGATCCCGTGCAGAGGCTGCTGTTTTCCGGGGCCTCGGACCACAGCATCATCATGTGGGACGTCGGGGGACGGAAAGGCCGCACGCTGCTCCTCCAGGGCCACCA TGAGCGCGTGCAGGCCATTTGCTACCTGCAGCTGACACGGCAGCTCCTGTCCTGCTCTGCCGACGGGGGGATCACCGTCTGGAACATGGACACGCCCCGGGAGGAG gccCCGCAGTGGGAGGATTGTGACTCCTGTCAAAAGTGTGAGCAACCCTTCTTCTGGAACCTGAAGCAGATGTGGGACACCAAGACCCTGGGGCTGCGGCAG CACCACTGCAGGAAGTGCGGGAAAGCTGTGTGCGGGAAGTGCAGCTCCAAGCGATCCAGCTACCCCATCATGGGTTTCGAGTTCCAAGTGCGGGTCTGCGACCCATGCTATGAGTCCATCCGAGATGAGGA CCGGACTCCCCTGGCCACCTTCCACGAGGGGAAGCACAACATTGCACAGATGGACATGGACCCGTCGCGGGGCCTGATGGTGACTTGCGGTAGTGACCGTGTGGTCAAG ATCTGGGACATGACCCAGGTGGTGGGGTGCAGCATAGCCACAGGCTTCTCCCCGCGCTGA
- the prss59 gene encoding thymus-specific serine protease yields the protein MAWKHLRRFLQGLFVFACLSFPCQARYGGLRGAALRLHKVHDVGGAGVEEQWFTQRLDHFDGAETRVWKQRFFVNDTFYRSGGPVFLMIGGEGPANPAWMQYGTWLTYAKKLGALCFMLEHRFYGKSRPTEDLSFASLRYLSSRQALADLAHFHSSMAAARGLTGSKWVTFGGSYPGSLAAWFRLKYPHLVHASVATSAPVHAVVNFPEYLEVVRQSLAAENPECPLLVQEASDTLYRRLQDPETYVNITKDFSLCADLQIQTKMDIPYFLETVAGNFMDVVQYNEDNREFEGVPGTNVTIKVLCGVMMDASLGTPYSRYAAVTSLMLKTFSQKCLDVSYSTYLKDMSNTSWSGPAAGGGRQWVYQTCTEFGFYQSTDSPNQPFTGFPLQYFLQQCQDMYDASLNATAIADAVTQTNEFYGGYDVHATRIVFPNGSIDPWHALGITQDISDDLPAVFIKGTAHCANMYPARQQDLPQLALARDHVFVLLQKWLQQ from the exons ATGGCGTGGAAGCATTTGCGGCGATTTTTGCAGGGGCTCTTCGTCTTCGCCTGCTTGTCATTTCCCTGCCAGGCTCGCTATGGCGGGCTGCGCGGTGCTGCGCTCCGGCTTCATAAAGTGCATGATGTAGGTGGTGCTGGTGTGGAGGAGCAGTGGTTCACGCAAAGACTGGACCATTTCGATGGTGCCGAAACCCGAGTTTGGAAACAG AGGTTCTTCGTGAATGACACCTTCTATCGAAGCGGCGGCCCGGTGTTTCTCATGATCGGGGGGGAGGGTCCCGCAAATCCCGCCTGGATGCAGTACGGGACCTGGCTGACATATGCGAAGAAGCTTGGCGCCCTGTGTTTTATGCTGGAGCACCGCTTCTACGGGAAGAGTCGTCCTACTGA GGACCTGAGCTTCGCCAGCCTCCGCTACCTGAGCAGCCGGCAGGCCCTGGCGGACCTGGCCCACTTTCACTCGTCCATGGCTGCTGCACGGGGACTCACCGGCAGCAAGTGGGTAACTTTTGGCGGCTCGTATCCCGGCTCGCTGGCCGCCTGGTTCCGTCTGAAGTACCCACACCTGGTCCACGCCTCAGTGGCGACCAGCGCACCCGTGCACGCCGTCGTTAACTTTCCTG aGTACCTTGAAGTAGTGAGGCAGTCTCTTGCGGCTGAAAACCCagagtgccctctgctggtccaGGAGGCTTCTGACACTCTGTACAGACGTCTCCAGGACCCCGAGACTTATGTGAATATCACCAAAGATTTCAG TCTCTGCGCAGACCTGCAGATCCAGACCAAAATGGACATTCCCTACTTCCTGGAGACTGTGGCCGGCAACTTCATGGATGTTGTCCAGTACAACGAGGATAACAGGGAGTTTGAG GGAGTTCCTGGGACCAACGTCACCATCAAGGTGCTCTGTGGGGTGATGATGGACGCCTCTCTGGGCACCCCCTACAGTCGGTACGCAGCGGTCACTAGTCTCATGCTGAAGACCTTCTCGCAGAAATGCTTGGATGTCAGCTACTCTACATACCTGAAGGACATGAGCAATACCTCCTGGAGTGGGCCTGCTGCTGGTGGAG GGCGACAGTGGGTTTACCAGACCTGCACAGAGTTTGGCTTCTACCAGAGCACAGACTCGCCTAACCAGCCTTTCACCGGCTTCCCCCTGCA GTACTTCCTGCAGCAGTGTCAGGACATGTACGACGCCTCTCTGAATGCGACGGCCATTGCAGATGCGGTGACCCAGACCAACGAGTTCTACGGCGGCTACGATGTGCACGCGACACGCATCGTCTTCCCCAACGGCTCCATTGACCCGTGGCACGCCCTCGGGATCACCCAGGACATCAGCGATGACCTTCCGGCGGTCTTCATCAAAG GCACTGCACATTGTGCGAACATGTACCCTGCACGGCAGCAGGACCTCCCCCAACTGGCACTGGCACGGGATCACGTCTTCGTGCTTCTTCAGAAGTGGCTGCAGCAGTGA
- the serpine2 gene encoding glia-derived nexin: protein MGPYITLSLSACLFLCCWGVLSQSPSYGERGSDLGIKVFQQVVLSRPQENVLLSPHGIASILGMLLPGADGVTRHQLVTALRYKKNGPYKMLKRLHKSLTSKFNQDIVTIANALFTQQGFDIHEKFVATNKANFQCEVRTLDFANTDGASASINSWVKNHTKGMIPRLIEPQMLDPAFTRLVVLNSIYFKGLWKSRFQLENTKMRNFHLADGTISKVPMMSQLNVFNIGQAVTPQGLKFKVVELPYHSNISMLIALPLEEDMSLSAIIPHVSTAAVQGWVRLLTQRKVRLLLPRFSAEAEVDLKDSLSALGITDMFSMGKADFKHISTEPLHVSKALQKAKIEVTEDGTKAAAATTAILLARSSPPWVTVDRPFLFIVRHNPTGTILFMGQMNKP, encoded by the exons ATGGGCCCCTACATCACACTGagcctctctgcctgtctgttccTCTGCTGCTGGGGGGTGCTCTCTCAATCCCCCTCCTATGGGGAGAGGGGTTCGGATCTGGGCATAAAGGTGTtccagcaggtggtgctctCGCGGCCGCAGGAGAACGTCCTGCTGTCTCCCCACGGCATAGCCAGCATCCTCGGCATGCTGCTCCCGGGCGCCGATGGGGTAACGCGCCACCAGCTGGTCACCGCACTACGCTACAAGAAGAACG GTCCCTACAAGATGCTGAAAAGGTTACACAAGAGCTTGACCTCCAAGTTCAACCAGGACATCGTGACCATCGCCAACGCGCTCTTCACCCAGCAAGGCTTTGACATCCATGAGAAGTTTGTGGCCACTAACAAGGCCAACTTCCAGTGTGAGGTCAGGACCCTTGACTTTGCGAACACGGATGGTGCTTCAGCCAGCATCAACAGCTGGGTGAAGAACCATACCAAAG GGATGATTCCGCGTCTGATCGAGCCCCAAATGTTGGATCCAGCCTTCACTCGCTTGGTGGTGCTCAATTCCATCTACTTCAAGGGACTGTGGAAGTCTCGCTTCCAGCTGGAAAACACCAAGATGAGGAATTTCCACTTGGCGGACGGCACAATCTCCAAAGTGCCCATGATGTCTCAGCTGAATGTTTTCAACATCG GCCAGGCCGTCACTCCGCAGGGTCTTAAGTTCAAGGTGGTGGAGCTACCGTACCACAGCAACATCAGCATGCTGATCGCCCTGCCCCTCGAGGAGGACATGTCCCTTTCGGCGATCATCCCCCACGTCAGCACCGCCGCCGTGCAGGGCTGGGTGCGACTGCTCACTCAGAGGAAGGTTCGGCTGCTGTTGCCCAG GTTTTCTGCAGAAGCTGAGGTTGACCTGAAAGACTCCCTCTCTGCCTTGGGCATCACCGATATGTTTTCTATGGGCAAAGCTGATTTTAAGCACATAA GCACAGAGCCTCTGCACGTCTCCAAAGCCCTACAGAAAGCTAAGATCGAAGTCACAGAAGATGGGACTAAAGCTGCTGCTGCAACAA CTGCAATCTTGCTGGCGAGATCATCTCCCCCGTGGGTCACCGTGGACAGACCGTTCCTCTTCATCGTCCGGCACAACCCTACAG GTACGATTCTCTTCATGGGTCAGATGAACAAGCCGTGA